The Metabacillus schmidteae nucleotide sequence GCCTTGCTGTTAAGCATTATTGTTGTTGGACTTGTCATCTTATTATTTTGGTTTATTACAAATGAAGATATGAAACGTAGTTTTCCTGCGGGGGCACTAAGTTCGCTGGTAACAGAAATTAATATTGTAGATGGAGAGGCAAAGATCAGTAAAAACTGGGAAGAGGAATTGAAAAAGAAAAACATGTGGTTTCAAATTATCAATGAAGAAGGCAATGAGATTGCCTCAAGTAATACTCCTGTAACTATTCCTGAATCATATACGTTTAATGAGTTATTAAAAATTGATGAAGAAAACCGCTTTAGAGATTATCATGTTTATACTGAAATTGATACGATTTCCTATTCGGAACCTTATTATTATCTTTTAGGATACAAAGACTTATCGTATAAACATCTGTTGGGTCTTATGAACAATTACGGCCAAAATGGCAAAATTGATAGCCGTCATAAAGAAAAGGTTAACAGCGAACTTTTAAATGCAAATGAAACATTACATATTGTTGATACAGATGGTCACATTCTTCAAAATTTTGGTAAAAAGCTTGATATTCAAAAGTATAAACCTCTTGAAATTTTAACAAGAGGAATAGATCCCGGGATGTATCATACGAAGGTGTCTGTTTTATCTGACGAAAAGTCAAACCTTACATGGGTATTGCATTCTGAAAACCATTTATCAAATGAATATTCCAATCCTTCATTCATACGCAATCTATTAATTGCATTTTTAGTGGTGGCAATTATTGTTTTAGTCATCACACTTAGTATTGCCGTTTGGCATGGTATTCGCTACGGGCGACCAATTATGATCTTTACTAGCTGGTTAGGGAGAATGGAACAGGGGCAATATCAGGAAGTTCTAACTGAAAGAGAAAGAAAAAGAATCTTTCGTAAAAATGGAAAGGTTAAGACACGGTATCGCTTGTATCAAGAGGTTTTTCAGGCATTTTATAGTATGGCGGAAAGGCTAAGCTTAGCAGAGAAAGAAAGGATACGTCTTGATCAAACGAGGGAAGAGTGGATGACCGGGATCTCACACGACTTACGAACGCCTTTATCATCAGTACAAGGGTATGGTCATTTATTGGAAAGTGATAAATATGAATGGTCAAAGGCTGAAATTAAAGATATGGGTAAGGTCATTCGTGAAAAAGGAGAATATATGCTCGAGCTTGTTGAAGATTTCTCACTTGCTTTTCAATTGAAAAATAAAGCTTTAGAAGTATCGAAGGAAAAAGTTAATATAAACATATTTCTTCGAAATGTTGTTACAAAGTACAGGGAAGATCGTACTTTGATGGCAGTAAACCTTGCGCTGGTTGAAGAAATAGAAAATATACAATTAAATATCTCAAGAAAATGGTTTGAACGCATCTTTGATAACCTAATTATGAACGCAATAAAGCATAATCCAACAAATACAATTATTACGATTATCATTACTAGAGGATCGAGTCCGAATGTAATAGAGATAAAAATTAAAGATGATGGGGTTGGTATGGAAGAGGAGATGAAAGAGAAATTATTTGACCGTTATTATCGAGGAACAAATACAGAAGAAAAAGTAGATGGAGCGGGGCTTGGAATGGGGATTGCGAAGGAAATTGTCAAACTACATAACGGTAATATTCATGTGAACTCACAGGTTGGAAAGGGGACGGTTATTACGTTAACATTTCCTGTTTCAATCGAACTGGAATAAGATATCTATACTATTAGTGTCTTTATTGATCATTCAATAGGGACGCTTTTTTTATAAGTACGACTACGCAATTGTCTTCACTCTGCATGCTCGGGAGTCTGCGAATTTTCTTTATTAATTTAATGTTAAATTTTGAGAGTATTGTCATTGAAAAAGGATTTCAATAGGTTTCCAAAGAATACTATAATAGAAAATAGATAGAATTTCACCGTAGGAGGAAAATTATGTCTCAAATTGAAGAAATGCATCCAAAACTCGGTCGAGTTATTAAAAATATAGAAAATGTTATGGTTGGAAAAAGGGATGTTAGCATTCTGAGTCTTGTGGCGATTCTAGCGAATGGACATGTTTTATTAGAAGATGTTCCGGGTGTCGGGAAGACGATGATGGTTCGTACACTTGCTAAATCAGTAGGTGCTGAATTTAAAAGAATCCAATTTACACCTGATTTACTCCCTTCAGATGTAACTGGGGTGTCGATATATAATCCAAAGGAATTAAAGTTTGAGTTTCGGGAAGGTCCTATTTTTGGAAATATTATATTAGCAGATGAAATTAACCGGACTTCTCCGAAGACTCAATCAGCACTTCTAGAAGGAATGGAAGAAGGTAGTATTACAGTTGATGGTGTGACCAGAGTGCTTACTAAGCCGTTCTTTGTTATGGCGACGCAAAATCCGGTTGATTATGAAGGAACATATCCTTTGCCGGAGGCTCAGTTAGACCGTTTTCTATTTAAGCTCAGAATGGGGTAC carries:
- a CDS encoding sensor histidine kinase is translated as MRVVKRRLTFHFFIQYMTIALLLSIIVVGLVILLFWFITNEDMKRSFPAGALSSLVTEINIVDGEAKISKNWEEELKKKNMWFQIINEEGNEIASSNTPVTIPESYTFNELLKIDEENRFRDYHVYTEIDTISYSEPYYYLLGYKDLSYKHLLGLMNNYGQNGKIDSRHKEKVNSELLNANETLHIVDTDGHILQNFGKKLDIQKYKPLEILTRGIDPGMYHTKVSVLSDEKSNLTWVLHSENHLSNEYSNPSFIRNLLIAFLVVAIIVLVITLSIAVWHGIRYGRPIMIFTSWLGRMEQGQYQEVLTERERKRIFRKNGKVKTRYRLYQEVFQAFYSMAERLSLAEKERIRLDQTREEWMTGISHDLRTPLSSVQGYGHLLESDKYEWSKAEIKDMGKVIREKGEYMLELVEDFSLAFQLKNKALEVSKEKVNINIFLRNVVTKYREDRTLMAVNLALVEEIENIQLNISRKWFERIFDNLIMNAIKHNPTNTIITIIITRGSSPNVIEIKIKDDGVGMEEEMKEKLFDRYYRGTNTEEKVDGAGLGMGIAKEIVKLHNGNIHVNSQVGKGTVITLTFPVSIELE
- a CDS encoding AAA family ATPase encodes the protein MSQIEEMHPKLGRVIKNIENVMVGKRDVSILSLVAILANGHVLLEDVPGVGKTMMVRTLAKSVGAEFKRIQFTPDLLPSDVTGVSIYNPKELKFEFREGPIFGNIILADEINRTSPKTQSALLEGMEEGSITVDGVTRVLTKPFFVMATQNPVDYEGTYPLPEAQLDRFLFKLRMGYPTKAEELEVLTLAERERPIHKIDSVITKEELVELQNEMQFVYVDETIKHYIIDLTSKSRLHPSVYLGASPRASIALMKAAQAYAFIMGRDYVIPDDIQYLAAFTLAHRIILRSEARFEGKTADDIVQEIIKKTPVPVQRALSGK